The Desulforegula conservatrix Mb1Pa region TCGCAAAAAGTCAAAAAAGGGCTTCGCGTCATGCCGGAATTAATTCGGTATCTTTGTATTTTCAGATACTTCTGGATTCAGGCCTTCACAGAAATGACGAAAATCGTTTTATTTACATTTCTAATCCACAGCACCGCCGCCGAGAACTTTGTAAAGAGTTACCATATTCGACAGTTTCTGAAGCCTCACGTCGATCATTGACTGCTGGGCGCTGTATAGGGATCTCTGGGCATCAAGCACATTAAGATAGCTGTCTATTCCGCTTTTGTATCTGGCGTCAGACAAACGATAGCTCTCTGAAGTCGCCTCAAGAAATGATTTCTGGGCCTTCATCTGATCATCCACAGTTCCCCTTTGAGCAAGGGCGTCAGCAACTTCTCTGAAAGCTGTCTGGATTGTCTTTTCATATTTTGCCACAGCTATTTTCTGATCTGCCTCGGCAGCCTCAAGATTTGCCTGGTTCAATCCACCGTCAAAAATAGGAACGCTTATCTGGGGAGAAAAGGTCCAGGCCTGACTGCTTGAAAACAGATCACTCAACTGTCCGCTGGCTACTCCATAAGTACCTGTAATGGAAATTTTAGGAAAAAAAGCCGCCCTTGCAGCTCCTATATTCGCATTGGCAGCTTTAAGCTGGTTTTCGGCAGAAAGAATATCAGGCCTTTTAAGAAGCACGTCAGATGATAGACCAGCCTTTACATCTTTTAAAGCCCCGGATTTTGACTCTATTGTACCAAGTTCTGAAGGCATGAGATCGGCAGGCACGGGAGATCCGACAAGCAGAATCAGGGCATTTTCATCCTGGGCAACTTTGCCTGTATATCTGGCAATATCAATTTTTGCCGCTTCGACACGGGTCTGAACCTGGCGCAGATCGAGTTCTGAAGACGCCCCTACTTCAAATCTGCGTTTTATCATGTCATATGTTTCCTGCTGAGCCTTTAATGTGTCTTTAGCAAGCTTCAGGCGTTCATGGTCTGCGGCAAGCGTCAGCCATTCAGCCGTTACTTCTGCCACAAGACTTATCTGGGCGCTGGAACGGGCCTGTTCAGTTGCAAGATACTGCTCAAGAGCT contains the following coding sequences:
- the adeC gene encoding AdeC/AdeK/OprM family multidrug efflux complex outer membrane factor, whose amino-acid sequence is MKKAGLIFLSALFCMSSFIAGCSLAPEYKRPDSPVSDSWPKGEAYKGIESVNAKMPASDIKWKDFLVNDQLQKVVELSLKNNRDLRVAALNIEKTRALYQIQRSELFPNVKSTASKFTQGLPETLSGVKDDSVTTQYTFNVGISSYELDMFGRIASLKDKALEQYLATEQARSSAQISLVAEVTAEWLTLAADHERLKLAKDTLKAQQETYDMIKRRFEVGASSELDLRQVQTRVEAAKIDIARYTGKVAQDENALILLVGSPVPADLMPSELGTIESKSGALKDVKAGLSSDVLLKRPDILSAENQLKAANANIGAARAAFFPKISITGTYGVASGQLSDLFSSSQAWTFSPQISVPIFDGGLNQANLEAAEADQKIAVAKYEKTIQTAFREVADALAQRGTVDDQMKAQKSFLEATSESYRLSDARYKSGIDSYLNVLDAQRSLYSAQQSMIDVRLQKLSNMVTLYKVLGGGAVD